The DNA window CCGAAACGCTTGGCCAGTTCTGCGTAGGTGCAGAAGTACTTGCGGAGAGTCGCCTTCCCCTCTCGAGTCTTCAAGAGATCGAATGCTGCGAAGTGCGGGAGTTCCAGACCGTCGTGGAAGATCAGTGTAGTTTCCAGACCTCCATCGGCCAGAAAGAGATCGTCGCCCAGTTGAGGCAGGCCATTCCGGTAGCGACTCATTGTGCATCCTTGATGATTCGGCGAGACGGTTCGGTGTTGATATTGAGTTTCAGCACGTCAGGGCGCGAATAGTGACCGCCAATATCACAGAGTGACTTCGCGCCGAGAACCCAGGAAATCTTCGCTTCAGCAGTCACGATCGTTTCTTCCGTCTTGGTCGAACTCGCGATGATGTTTCCCCCGGGAGCAATGATGCTGCATCCGGCGTCTTCGTCCGGTTTGGGAAAAATCTCGCGATAGCGATCGGGAATGTCCTGCTCGCGGAGTAGACCCCCAACCGAGATCACGTAGCACGAACCCTGAGCCGCAAAAGCTCTCGCAAGTACGTCATCGCTCCCACTCGGCCAGACGGCGACGTGCACCTGGGTCCCCTGCGCGATGAGTGCGTAGCCCGGAAGCATCATTCGGTGTTCCCAGCAGTTCAATCCGCTGATCCGCGCGTACGACCTCTGGTAGACCGACAGACTGGACCCGTCGCCTTCGCTCCAAACTCGCCGCTCAAAGTCCGTCGGCTTCAGCTTGCGGTGGCGCCCGAGAAGAACTCCTTCCCGGCCGATGAACAAAAGCGTGCAATAGACCGAAGCTCGGGAAATCGGATCGAGTTCGACGACGCCAATCGTCACGTCGATACCCGCTTCCCTGGCCGCCTCGCACAACTGATCGGTCTCGGGACCGGGAACCTCGATCGCATTGAAGATGTACTCGGCACGAGCCTTCATCTGGAGTGAGTTCGCGAAGCCTTCGGTGCGGATCCACCAGGGGTAACCACTGAGCCAGGTCTCCCCAAAAGAAGCGAGCGTCGCTCCGGCGCGTCCGGCGTCCGAGATCAGCCCGCAGGCCTTCTCCGTGGAAGCCTGCTTGTCGAAGTAGATCGGTGCGGCGACGATTGCGGCAAGGACGAAAGTCTCGGTCGTTTCAGTCACTCTATCTCCCTTCGAACTCTGACGGTGAAATTCGCTCCCCGCTCGGCAGGCGGATTGAAATGCACGTCGGAGGCTACCAGACCCGGGAATGGGTTTCCGAAGTCTGCTAGGGAATCTCTGCACAGGGAGGATTCGAGCGAGAAGCGGGAGTCGCCGCCTGAGCAAGAAGCGTGATCCGATCGCAGATCCGTAGATCTGCAGAGGGTCGCGCGACGCAGCGCAGGCGGATGCATCGCGCTTCGCA is part of the bacterium genome and encodes:
- a CDS encoding carbon-nitrogen hydrolase family protein encodes the protein MTETTETFVLAAIVAAPIYFDKQASTEKACGLISDAGRAGATLASFGETWLSGYPWWIRTEGFANSLQMKARAEYIFNAIEVPGPETDQLCEAAREAGIDVTIGVVELDPISRASVYCTLLFIGREGVLLGRHRKLKPTDFERRVWSEGDGSSLSVYQRSYARISGLNCWEHRMMLPGYALIAQGTQVHVAVWPSGSDDVLARAFAAQGSCYVISVGGLLREQDIPDRYREIFPKPDEDAGCSIIAPGGNIIASSTKTEETIVTAEAKISWVLGAKSLCDIGGHYSRPDVLKLNINTEPSRRIIKDAQ